In Stenotrophomonas sp. ASS1, the following proteins share a genomic window:
- a CDS encoding nitrate reductase subunit alpha, whose translation MSYFLDRLQFFKRDPQTFADGHGFAKSEGRDWENSYRARWQYDKIVRSTHGVNCTGSCSWKIYVKNGLVTWETQQTDYPRTRPDLPNHEPRGCPRGASYSWYLYSANRLKYPLIRGTLLRLWREARKSKGPVDAWASIVEDKEKARSYKTRRGMGGFVRLQWEEANEIIAASNLYTVKQYGPDRVVGFSPIPAMSMVSYAAGARYLSLLGGACLSFYDWYCDLPPASPQIWGEQTDVPESADWYNSRYIIAWGSNVPQTRTPDAHFFTEARYNGTKTVAICPDYSELAKLTDHWLHPKQGTDAALAFAFGHVILREFHVDSPSQYFQDYCRQYSDMPMLVRLERRDDGRLVPGRFLRASELGGLGEANNPDWKTLAYDETSGQIVVPNGSIGFRWGEKGKWNIEEKESNGADTRLRLSLADGHEGIEAVSFPYFGGIETDGWTAAPADDVLERNIPVCRLALAEGGETLVATVYDLLLAQYGVDRGFGGGNVASSFDDMVPGTPAWQERITGVSRAEVIEIAREFARTADKTHGRSMIIVGAGMNHWFHNDMNYRGLINMLIMCGCVGQTGGGWAHYVGQEKLRPQTGWQPLAFGLDWSRPPRHMNGTSFFYFNTGQWRYEKLQVDELLSPLADASKYSGSLADLNLRAVRMGWLPCAPQLDRNPLQLVREAEAAGVAPADYALGKFKDGSLDFAFADPDAQQNHPRMMFIWRSNLLGSSGKGHEYMLRHLLGTRHGLQGKDLGEMGAIKPEEVMWRDEAPEGKLDLLVTLDFRMCTTALYSDIVLPTATWYEKDDLNTSDMHPFIHPLSKAVDPAWESRSDWEIFKEVARAVSEMAPGVLGVEKDLVLVPTLHDTPNELGMPFGVADWKKGECEAIPGQTMPSMTVVERDYPNLYRKFTSLGPLLDKLGNGGKGMSWDTKHEVEFLGKLNHTVHDAGVSQGRPAISTAIDAAEVILHLAPETNGHVAVKAWESLGTFTGREHTHLAVGKEHEAIRFRDIQAQPRKIISSPIWSGLEDDNVSYNAGYTNVHELIPWRTVTGRQQFYQDHEWMIDFGEAFMGYRPPVNTRTVEPLLNQRPNGNKEIVLNWITPHQKWGIHSTYSDNLIMQTLSRGGPIVWISEDDARSAGIVDNDWIELFNVNGAIAARAVVSQRVMPGMAMMYHAQERIINVPGSEISGTRGGIHNSVTRIVLKPTHMIGGYAQLAYGFNYYGTCGTNRDEFVIVRKMDKIDWLDDEQGSSSVAGAGRAGATDEQPAGASASASKEVV comes from the coding sequence ATGAGTTATTTCCTCGATCGCTTGCAGTTCTTCAAGCGTGACCCCCAGACCTTTGCCGATGGCCACGGATTCGCCAAGAGCGAAGGCCGCGACTGGGAAAACAGCTACCGCGCCCGCTGGCAGTACGACAAGATCGTGCGTTCCACCCACGGCGTGAACTGCACGGGTTCGTGCAGCTGGAAGATCTACGTCAAGAACGGCCTGGTCACGTGGGAAACCCAGCAGACCGACTACCCGCGTACGCGCCCGGACCTGCCCAACCACGAACCGCGTGGCTGCCCGCGTGGCGCCAGCTATTCCTGGTACCTGTACAGCGCCAACCGGCTGAAGTACCCGCTGATCCGCGGCACGCTGCTGCGCCTGTGGCGCGAGGCGCGCAAGAGCAAGGGCCCGGTCGATGCCTGGGCCAGCATCGTGGAGGACAAGGAGAAGGCGCGTTCGTACAAGACCCGCCGCGGCATGGGCGGCTTCGTGCGCCTGCAGTGGGAAGAGGCCAACGAGATCATCGCCGCCTCCAACCTGTACACGGTGAAGCAGTACGGCCCGGACCGCGTGGTCGGGTTCTCGCCGATTCCGGCGATGTCGATGGTGTCCTATGCAGCCGGTGCGCGTTACCTGTCGCTGCTGGGCGGCGCCTGCCTGTCCTTCTATGACTGGTACTGCGATCTGCCGCCGGCCTCGCCGCAGATCTGGGGCGAGCAGACCGACGTGCCCGAATCGGCCGACTGGTACAACAGCCGCTACATCATCGCCTGGGGCTCGAACGTGCCGCAGACGCGCACGCCCGACGCACACTTCTTCACCGAGGCGCGCTACAACGGCACCAAGACGGTGGCGATCTGCCCGGACTATTCCGAGCTGGCCAAGCTGACCGACCATTGGCTGCACCCCAAGCAGGGCACCGATGCGGCGCTGGCCTTCGCCTTCGGCCATGTGATCCTGCGCGAGTTCCACGTCGATTCGCCCTCGCAGTATTTCCAGGACTACTGCCGCCAGTACTCGGACATGCCGATGCTGGTGCGCCTGGAACGCCGCGACGACGGCCGCCTGGTGCCGGGCCGCTTCCTGCGCGCCAGTGAACTGGGCGGGCTGGGCGAAGCCAACAACCCGGACTGGAAGACGCTGGCCTATGACGAGACCAGCGGCCAGATCGTGGTGCCCAACGGCTCGATCGGCTTCCGCTGGGGCGAGAAGGGCAAGTGGAACATCGAGGAAAAGGAAAGCAACGGCGCCGATACGCGCCTGCGCCTGAGCCTGGCCGATGGCCATGAGGGCATCGAGGCGGTGAGCTTCCCGTACTTCGGTGGCATCGAGACCGACGGCTGGACCGCCGCGCCGGCCGACGACGTGCTTGAGCGCAACATCCCGGTGTGTCGCCTGGCCCTGGCCGAGGGTGGCGAAACCCTGGTGGCCACGGTCTACGACCTGCTGCTGGCCCAGTACGGCGTGGACCGTGGCTTTGGCGGCGGCAACGTGGCATCGAGCTTCGACGACATGGTGCCGGGCACCCCAGCCTGGCAGGAGCGCATCACCGGCGTGTCGCGCGCCGAGGTGATCGAGATCGCCCGCGAGTTCGCACGTACCGCCGACAAGACCCATGGCCGTTCGATGATCATCGTCGGCGCCGGGATGAACCATTGGTTCCACAACGATATGAACTACCGCGGCCTGATCAACATGCTGATCATGTGCGGTTGCGTGGGCCAGACCGGTGGTGGTTGGGCTCACTACGTGGGCCAGGAGAAGCTGCGCCCGCAGACCGGCTGGCAGCCGCTGGCGTTCGGCCTGGACTGGAGCCGCCCGCCGCGCCACATGAACGGCACATCGTTCTTCTACTTCAACACCGGGCAGTGGCGCTACGAGAAGCTGCAGGTGGACGAGCTGCTGTCGCCGCTGGCGGATGCCAGCAAGTACAGCGGCAGCCTGGCCGACCTGAACCTGCGCGCGGTGCGCATGGGGTGGTTGCCGTGTGCGCCGCAGCTGGACCGCAATCCGCTGCAGCTGGTACGTGAGGCCGAAGCGGCGGGTGTTGCCCCGGCCGACTACGCGCTGGGCAAGTTCAAGGACGGCTCGCTGGACTTCGCGTTTGCCGATCCGGATGCACAGCAGAACCACCCGCGGATGATGTTCATCTGGCGCTCGAACCTGCTGGGTTCCTCGGGCAAGGGCCACGAGTACATGCTGCGGCACCTGCTGGGTACGCGCCATGGCCTGCAGGGCAAGGACCTGGGCGAGATGGGGGCGATCAAGCCGGAGGAAGTGATGTGGCGTGACGAGGCACCGGAAGGCAAGCTGGACCTGCTGGTCACGCTCGACTTCCGTATGTGCACCACCGCGCTGTACTCGGACATCGTGCTGCCCACGGCCACCTGGTACGAGAAGGACGACCTCAACACCTCGGACATGCACCCGTTCATCCACCCGCTGTCGAAGGCGGTGGATCCGGCCTGGGAATCGCGCAGCGACTGGGAAATCTTCAAGGAAGTCGCCCGCGCCGTGAGCGAGATGGCGCCGGGCGTGCTGGGCGTCGAGAAGGACCTGGTGCTGGTGCCGACCCTGCACGACACCCCCAACGAGCTGGGCATGCCGTTCGGCGTGGCTGATTGGAAGAAGGGCGAGTGCGAGGCCATTCCGGGCCAGACCATGCCGTCGATGACGGTGGTGGAGCGCGACTACCCGAACCTGTACCGCAAGTTCACCTCGCTGGGCCCGCTGCTGGACAAGCTGGGCAACGGCGGCAAGGGCATGAGCTGGGACACGAAGCACGAAGTCGAATTCCTCGGCAAACTCAACCACACCGTGCACGACGCGGGCGTGAGCCAGGGCCGCCCGGCCATTTCGACCGCGATCGACGCGGCCGAGGTGATCCTGCACCTGGCACCGGAAACCAATGGCCACGTCGCAGTGAAGGCCTGGGAATCGCTGGGCACGTTCACCGGCCGCGAGCACACCCACCTGGCGGTGGGCAAGGAGCACGAGGCGATCCGCTTCCGTGACATCCAGGCGCAGCCGCGCAAGATCATCTCCTCGCCGATCTGGTCGGGCCTGGAAGACGACAACGTCAGCTACAACGCCGGCTATACCAACGTGCACGAGCTGATTCCGTGGCGCACGGTGACCGGTCGCCAGCAGTTCTACCAGGACCACGAGTGGATGATCGACTTCGGCGAGGCCTTCATGGGCTACCGGCCGCCGGTCAACACGCGCACGGTGGAGCCGCTGCTGAACCAGCGCCCGAACGGCAACAAGGAGATCGTGCTGAACTGGATCACCCCACATCAGAAGTGGGGTATCCACAGCACCTACAGCGACAACCTGATCATGCAGACGCTGTCGCGCGGTGGTCCGATCGTGTGGATCAGCGAGGACGACGCGCGCAGCGCCGGTATCGTCGACAACGACTGGATCGAGCTGTTCAACGTCAACGGTGCGATCGCCGCGCGTGCGGTGGTCAGCCAGCGCGTGATGCCGGGCATGGCGATGATGTACCACGCCCAGGAACGCATCATCAACGTGCCGGGCTCGGAGATTTCCGGGACCCGCGGCGGCATCCACAACTCGGTGACCCGCATCGTGCTCAAGCCCACCCACATGATCGGCGGCTACGCGCAGCTGGCCTACGGTTTCAACTACTACGGCACCTGCGGTACCAACCGCGACGAGTTCGTGATCGTGCGCAAGATGGACAAGATCGATTGGTTGGACGATGAACAAGGAAGTTCGAGTGTCGCGGGCGCAGGACGCGCAGGAGCGACCGATGAACAGCCCGCTGGCGCTTCGGCATCGGCCAGCAAGGAGGTGGTGTGA
- a CDS encoding molybdenum cofactor guanylyltransferase: protein MSINGIVLAGGLSSRMGRDKALLPWQGCTLLEHMRGLLLQAGAERVWVSGDYPAFGGIPDQVARCGPLGGLHSVVQQMPDSQAWVVAVDTPLLAPRLLQRLAAEGRGACTIFDGHPFPMLLNVDNATRSVLAAMLDDAQGPRSVQAFQRRLQMHVLALESVDEACLVNCNTPEQWEDVAS, encoded by the coding sequence ATGAGCATCAACGGCATCGTGCTGGCCGGCGGCCTGTCCAGCCGGATGGGGCGAGACAAGGCGCTGCTGCCGTGGCAGGGGTGCACCCTGCTGGAACACATGCGTGGCCTGCTGCTGCAGGCCGGCGCAGAACGGGTGTGGGTGAGCGGCGACTATCCGGCCTTCGGCGGCATCCCCGATCAGGTCGCGCGCTGCGGCCCACTGGGTGGATTGCACAGCGTGGTGCAGCAGATGCCCGACAGCCAGGCCTGGGTGGTAGCGGTGGACACGCCGTTGCTGGCACCGCGGCTGCTCCAACGGTTGGCCGCCGAGGGGCGGGGCGCATGTACGATCTTTGACGGGCATCCCTTTCCCATGCTGTTGAATGTGGACAATGCCACTCGTAGCGTGCTGGCCGCGATGCTGGATGATGCGCAGGGGCCGCGCTCGGTACAGGCCTTCCAGCGTCGCCTGCAGATGCACGTGCTGGCGCTGGAAAGCGTTGACGAAGCCTGCCTGGTCAACTGCAATACCCCCGAACAATGGGAGGATGTTGCGTCATGA
- a CDS encoding NarK family nitrate/nitrite MFS transporter, producing MTVGSDPVVRSTASPGRVISDWTPEDPGYWARTGKRVATRNLIISIPSLLLAFSVWVLFSAVSISLPKIGFNFSTDQLFWLVALPSLSGATLRIFYSFVIPIFGGRRWTALSTASLLAPTLWLGFAVQNPATPYGVFVAIAILCGFGGANFSSSMSNISFFYPKQKQGLALGLNAGLGNVGVSVAQAVIPLVITVGVFGALGGAPQPTVEGGAPLFLQNAGFIWVPAIALCAIAAWFGMNDLTSARSSFSEQAVIFRRKHNWLMCWLYIGTFGSYIGFSAGFPMLVKSQFPDVNPLAYAFIGPLLGALMRSVGGSMADRWGGARLTFWVFALMIAAVFGVLHFLPSHGQGGNFHGFLLSFMALFVLSGIGNGTTFRMIPVIFRTLHERWSANDNAEGKAAAAHQASIESAAVVGFSGAIGAYGGFFIPKSYGSSITLTGSPDMALYGFVVFYVTCLAVTWWWYYRRGAETPC from the coding sequence ATGACCGTCGGTAGCGATCCTGTTGTCCGCAGCACTGCCAGTCCAGGTCGCGTCATCAGCGACTGGACGCCGGAGGACCCCGGCTATTGGGCGCGCACCGGCAAGCGGGTCGCCACCCGCAACCTGATCATCTCGATCCCCTCGCTGCTGCTCGCCTTCTCGGTCTGGGTACTGTTCTCGGCGGTGTCGATCAGCCTGCCGAAGATCGGCTTCAACTTCAGCACTGACCAGCTGTTCTGGCTGGTGGCGCTGCCCAGCCTGTCCGGCGCCACGCTGCGCATCTTCTATTCGTTCGTGATCCCGATCTTCGGCGGCCGCCGCTGGACCGCGCTGTCCACGGCCTCGCTGCTGGCGCCGACGCTCTGGCTCGGCTTTGCGGTACAGAACCCGGCCACGCCGTACGGGGTGTTCGTGGCCATCGCAATCCTGTGCGGCTTCGGTGGCGCGAACTTCTCCTCGTCGATGTCCAACATCTCCTTCTTCTACCCCAAGCAGAAGCAGGGCCTGGCGCTGGGCCTGAACGCCGGCCTGGGCAATGTGGGCGTGTCGGTGGCGCAGGCGGTGATCCCGCTGGTCATCACCGTGGGCGTGTTCGGTGCGCTGGGTGGTGCACCGCAGCCCACGGTGGAGGGTGGGGCGCCGTTGTTCCTGCAGAACGCCGGCTTCATCTGGGTGCCGGCCATCGCGCTGTGCGCCATCGCGGCCTGGTTCGGCATGAACGACCTGACCAGCGCCCGCTCGTCGTTCTCCGAGCAGGCGGTGATCTTCCGCCGCAAGCACAACTGGCTGATGTGCTGGTTGTACATCGGCACCTTCGGTTCCTACATCGGTTTCTCGGCCGGCTTCCCGATGCTGGTGAAGAGCCAGTTCCCGGATGTGAACCCGCTGGCCTACGCCTTCATCGGCCCGCTGCTCGGTGCACTGATGCGCTCGGTGGGTGGCAGCATGGCCGACCGCTGGGGCGGCGCACGCCTGACCTTCTGGGTGTTCGCGCTGATGATCGCGGCGGTGTTCGGCGTGCTGCACTTCCTGCCCAGCCACGGCCAGGGCGGCAACTTCCATGGCTTCCTGCTCAGCTTCATGGCGCTGTTCGTGCTCAGTGGCATCGGCAACGGAACTACGTTCCGCATGATCCCGGTGATCTTCCGCACCCTGCATGAGCGCTGGTCGGCCAACGACAACGCCGAGGGCAAGGCTGCTGCTGCCCACCAGGCCAGCATCGAGTCGGCCGCGGTGGTCGGCTTCTCCGGTGCGATCGGCGCCTATGGCGGCTTCTTCATTCCCAAGAGCTACGGCTCGTCCATCACCTTGACCGGCAGCCCCGACATGGCGCTGTACGGATTCGTTGTTTTCTACGTCACCTGCCTGGCCGTGACCTGGTGGTGGTACTACCGGCGCGGTGCCGAGACACCCTGCTGA
- a CDS encoding molybdenum cofactor biosynthesis protein MoaE, translating into MSEKIIAKVVDRAQASIDPAEGIAAVSDPGFGGIDVFIGKVRDVNIGRPVTGITYDLFEPLVLNEFKRLAAEVEATFGPKLKLYVAHAKGRLGIGDVAVVVAAGSPHRDEAFRACRQLIEVVKHQCPIWKQEHYEDGDSEWSEGCSLCHADNEPAHAHDHAHDHHH; encoded by the coding sequence ATGAGCGAGAAGATCATCGCCAAGGTGGTGGATCGCGCGCAGGCGTCGATCGATCCGGCCGAGGGCATCGCTGCGGTGTCCGATCCGGGGTTCGGTGGCATCGATGTGTTCATCGGCAAGGTGCGCGACGTCAATATCGGCCGACCGGTGACCGGGATCACCTACGACCTGTTCGAGCCGCTGGTGCTGAACGAGTTCAAGCGCCTGGCCGCAGAGGTCGAGGCGACGTTCGGTCCGAAGCTGAAACTGTATGTGGCCCACGCCAAGGGCCGGTTGGGCATTGGCGATGTGGCGGTGGTGGTGGCGGCGGGCAGCCCGCACCGAGACGAGGCGTTCCGGGCCTGCCGGCAGTTGATCGAGGTGGTGAAGCACCAGTGCCCGATCTGGAAGCAGGAGCATTACGAGGACGGCGACAGCGAGTGGAGCGAGGGCTGCAGCCTGTGCCACGCGGACAACGAACCCGCACATGCCCATGACCATGCGCACGACCACCACCATTGA